Proteins from a genomic interval of Lycium ferocissimum isolate CSIRO_LF1 chromosome 2, AGI_CSIRO_Lferr_CH_V1, whole genome shotgun sequence:
- the LOC132039122 gene encoding PH, RCC1 and FYVE domains-containing protein 1 isoform X2, with translation MESQCISLIYGNGERTLDLICKDKMQAETWFVGLRAVISRTHHHRMVDPLKSKRGAHSCISSPAGYMRRKQNLGLSSKTIRPSQVRSSAGSPTQSFSERCFTDGLSCSSESFFSESSLSSVHHVIDNVTSCSSYFEPDDLSQERASCAGTEIQTVPHLPSSYESRPFGKNVLRDVFIWGEGAEGGSLGDGEVKLDALSPKLLESTVMLDVQAISIGRSHASLVTKQGEVFCWGEGKNGRLGHKLDMDTARPKLVDSLNGVRVKSVTCGEYQTCALTLSGELYTWGDNSFGAESAGEEKKRSHWLPNRICGSLDGVKISYVACAEWHTAIVSTSGKLFTYGDGTFGVLGHGNLQSVAKPKEVESLRGLWVKCVACGPWHTAAVVEIIVDRLKFNNPGGKLFTWGDGDKGMLGHPGEERTLLPTCVAKLVDHDFVQVSCASTLTIALSSTGKVYTMGSAMHGQLGSPEAKDKSLVLVQGKLREEFITEISSGSYHVAVLTSRGSVYTWGKGANGQLGLGDTKDRNWPTLVEALRDRQVEHIACGSSNTAAICLHKSASSTDQSACKGCSMSFGITKKKQNCYNCGLLFCRTCCSKKITNASLAPDKTKAFRVCDPCFYLLQRIARSSRPSKLENHSPRPLPITQKAFTREKVEREEANTTSSRMMSTKKYLSENNQCFDRRAVNSLGGSRQFSDPVTSLLDGFPRWGQVPCPEIFRRDYGGHMKTQNPHARNSLASASPIYLRQIPVESKIVPSTGLTKEEDSLESDKILRDEVCKLRTQVESLKRLCETRKEKIQESEQKVEEAWAVAKEEASKSKAAKDVIKALTSRLQAMSESFFAGTETNVQAFANVLHSTSTYSDSQNHQIVEPACAPIANAEERNMYSLCGSPIVFSSTLRSFYNKENNVQSRSAEESADHGEAGLRTSKVEWVEVYQHGVFITLTVLPSGKKGLKRVRFSRKKFTEKEAKKWWEENQLSVYKKYDVEGYENLNHGSLKK, from the exons GTTCGCAGCTCAGCGGGGAGTCCCACTCAGTCATTTTCAGAAAGGTGTTTCACTGATGGCTTATCATGTTCTTCTGAAAGCTTCTTCTCGGAATCTAGTCTATCAAGTGTGCACCATGTAATCGATAATGTTACATCATGTTCGTCATATTTTGAACCAGATGACTTAAGCCAGGAGAGAGCATCTTGTGCTGGGACTGAAATCCAAACTGTTCCACATTTGCCATCCAGTTATGAGTCAAGACCATTTGGAAAAAATGTACTGAGGGATGTTTTTATCTGGGGAGAAGGAGCAGAAGGGGGGTCCTTAGGGGATGGGGAAGTAAAGTTGGATGCTTTGTCACCCAAACTTCTCGAGTCCACTGTGATGCTTGATGTACAAGCAATATCCATTGGTAGAAGTCATGCTTCCTTAGTCACCAAACAGGGCGAAGTTTTTTGCTGGGGTGAAGGAAAGAATGGACGGCTAGGGCATAAACTCGATATGGACACTGCACGACCGAAACTGGTTGACTCCCTTAACGGGGTTCGCGTAAAATCTGTCACTTGTGGGGAATATCAAACATGTGCCCTAACCTTATCTGGTGAATTGTACACATGGGGTGACAACTCTTTTGGTGCTGAGTCAGCAGgcgaagaaaagaagagaagccATTGGCTACCAAACAGAATATGTGGTTCTTTGGATGGTGTAAAAATATCTTATGTTGCTTGTGCAGAATGGCACACAGCGATTGTATCAACATCTGgaaaattatttacttatgGAGATGGAACTTTTGGGGTTCTTGGTCATGGAAATCTCCAAAGTGTTGCTAAGCCCAAAGAAGTTGAGTCGCTTAGAGGTTTGTGGGTCAAATGTGTtgcatgtgggccatggcatACAGCTGCTGTAGTGGAAATCATTGTTGATCGTCTTAAATTTAACAATCCAGGTGGGAAGCTGTTTACATGGGGTGACGGAGATAAAGGAATGCTTGGTCATCCTGGTGAGGAGAGAACGCTTTTGCCGACCTGTGTGGCAAAACTTGTTGATCATGATTTCGTTCAAGTTTCCTGTGCAAGCACCCTAACCATTGCGCTGTCTAGCACCGGAAAAGTTTATACGATGGGAAGTGCAATGCATGGACAACTAGGCAGTCCAGAAGCCAAAGACAAATCATTAGTGCTTGTGCAAGGAAAACTGAGAGAGGAGTTTATTACAGAGATATCCTCGGGATCGTATCATGTGGCTGTGCTAACATCAAGGGGAAGTGTTTACACATGGGGGAAAGGTGCAAATGGACAGTTAGGATTAGGTGATACAAAAGATAgaaattggccaactttagttGAGGCACTGAGAGACAGGCAGGTGGAACATATTGCTTGTGGGTCAAGTAATACAGCAGCAATATGTTTGCACAAATCTGCATCTAGTACTGATCAATCAGCTTGCAAAGGATGTAGCATGTCTTTTGGAATTACAAAGAAGAAGCAAAACTGTTACAATTGTGGCCTTCTCTTCTGCCGCACATGCTGCAGCAAGAAAATCACAAACGCCTCTCTGGCCCCTGACAAGACTAAAGCTTTTCGGGTATGTGATCCATGTTTTTACCTACTTCAGAGGATTGCTCGGTCAAGCAGGCCATCCAAGCTTGAAAATCATAGTCCAAGACCCTTACCGATTACCCAAAAGGCATTTACTCGCGAGAAAGTAGAGCGTGAAGAGGCAAATACTACATCAAGTCGAATGATGTCAACAAAAAAGTATCTAAGTGAGAACAATCAATGCTTTGACAGGAGGGCTGTCAACAGTCTAGGGGGAAGTAGACAGTTCTCTGATCCTGTTACGTCCTTGCTGGATGGTTTTCCAAGATGGGGCCAAGTTCCTTGTCCTGAAATCTTTAGAAGAGACTATGGAGGACATATGAAAACCCAAAATCCTCATGCGAGGAATTCGCTGGCTTCAGCTTCTCCAATTTATTTGCGGCAGATTCCCGTAGAATCAAAAATTGTCCCCTCTACAGGTCTAACTAAGGAGGAAGACTCGTTAGAATCAGACAAGATCCTGCGTGATGAAGTTTGCAAGCTAAGAACTCAG GTTGAAAGTCTTAAAAGATTATGTGaaacaagaaaagagaaaattcaagagagtgAACAAAAAGTTGAAGAAGCCTGGGCAGTGGCTAAAGAGGAAGCTTCCAAGAGTAAAGCAGCCAAAGACGTTATAAAAGCTTTGACATCAAGG CTTCAGGCAATGTCAGAAAGCTTTTTTGCTGGAACAGAAACTAATGTTCAAGCTTTTGCAAATGTACTGCACTCTACATCAACATATTCAGATAGCCAAAACCACCAAATTGTTGAGCCTGCGTGTGCGCCTATTGCAAACGCAGAAGAGAGAAACATGTATAGCCTATGTGGTTCTCCGATTGTATTCTCCAGTACTTTAAGATCCTTCTATAACAAAGAAAACAATGTGCAGTCCAGATCAGCAGAAGAATCTGCTGATCATGGGGAAGCTGGGCTCAGAACATCAAAAGTTGAGTGGGTGGAAGTCTATCAGCATGGTGTCTTCATTACATTGACAGTGCTGCCAAGTGGAAAGAAGGGACTCAAGCGAGTCAGGTTCAG TAGGAAGAAGTTTACTGAGAAGGAAGCGAAGAAGTGGTGGGAAGAAAACCAGCTTTCTGTCTACAAGAAGTATGATGTTGAAGGATATGAAAATCTGAACCATGGTTCGCTGAAGAAGTAG